A portion of the Staphylococcus felis genome contains these proteins:
- a CDS encoding nitrate reductase subunit alpha, with amino-acid sequence MAKFGLNFFKPTEKFNGNWSVLEHKSREWEKMYRERWSHDKVVRTTHGVNCTGSCSWKVFVKNGVITWENQQIDYPSCGPDMPEFEPRGCPRGASFSWYEYSPLRIKYPYIRGKLWELWTAALEEHQDPIKAWASIVEDEDKARIYKSARGKGGHIRAKWKDVSQLIAAQLIYTIKKDGPDRIAGFTPIPAMSMISYAAGARFISLLGGEMLSFYDWYADLPPASPQIWGEQTDVPESSDWYNASYIMMWGSNVPLTRTPDAHFMTEVRYKGAKVVSVAPDYAENVKFADNWLAPNPGTDAALAQAMTHVILQEFYEDQPSEMFINYAKQYSDMPFIIRLDQDDNGYKAGRFLRSSDFGGTTENSEWKPVVIDANTDTIQVPNGTMGQRWEEGKQWNLKLENENGEAIDPAMTVANGAHSIETIQFPYFDNDGNGIFERPIPVRHVKLANDEDVLVTTVYDLMASQYGVKRFNHVLEAKGFDDTESFYTPAWQEKVTGVKANVITQVAREFAQNAIDTGGRSMIIMGAGINHWFNSDTIYRSILNLVILCGCQGVNGGGWAHYVGQEKCRPIEGWSTIAFAKDWQGPPRLQNGTSWFYFATDQWKYEESGVDRLASPLADSIKLQHPADYNVLAARNGWLPSYPQFDRNSLLWGEESRDRGEFTNEAILKQAIEDVKTRQTKFAVENPGLRKNHPKTLFVWRSNLISSSAKGQEYFMKHLLGTKSALMAEPNEKDKPEEIEWSDDTVGKLDLLVSLDFRMTATPLYSDIVLPAATWYEKHDISSTDMHPFIHPFNPAIDPLWESRSDWDIFKTISKTFSEMSRVHLRGTFKDVVTSPLAHDSKQEISLAYGKVYDWTKGEVEAIPGKTMPGFAVVDRTYTDVHDKFISVGPLLENGKVGAHGVSFSVKEEYDELRSMVGTWDDDTVKKNKPRIDTARKVADVILNVSSASNGRVSQKSYEDLEAQTGVTLKDISAERASEKITFLNITSQPREVIPTAVFPGSNKQGRRYSPFTTNIERLVPFRTLTGRQSYYIDHEVFLQFGEALPVYKPTLPPMVFGTKDKEVKGGVDALVLRYLTPHGKWNIHSTYQDNQHMLTLFRGGPTVWISNEDAVQHDIQDNDWLEVYNRNGVVTARAVVSHRMPRGTMFMYHAQDKHIETPGSEISGTRGGSHNAPTRIHLKPTQLMGGYAQISYSFNYYGPIGNQRDVYVAVRKMKEVDWLED; translated from the coding sequence TGAATGGGAGAAAATGTATCGAGAAAGATGGAGTCATGACAAAGTTGTGCGTACGACCCATGGTGTGAATTGTACGGGATCGTGCTCTTGGAAAGTATTTGTCAAAAACGGTGTCATTACATGGGAAAATCAACAAATTGACTATCCAAGTTGTGGCCCAGATATGCCAGAGTTTGAGCCGCGTGGATGTCCTCGTGGTGCTTCTTTTTCTTGGTATGAGTACAGTCCATTGCGTATTAAATATCCATATATTAGAGGGAAACTTTGGGAATTGTGGACCGCTGCATTAGAAGAACATCAAGACCCTATAAAAGCTTGGGCCTCTATCGTAGAAGATGAGGACAAAGCGCGTATATACAAATCTGCACGAGGAAAAGGCGGCCATATTCGTGCAAAGTGGAAAGATGTCTCTCAATTAATTGCAGCACAATTAATTTATACTATCAAAAAAGATGGTCCGGACCGTATAGCTGGATTCACACCAATTCCTGCGATGTCTATGATTAGCTATGCAGCGGGCGCGAGATTTATCTCACTTCTAGGTGGAGAAATGTTAAGTTTTTATGATTGGTATGCTGACTTACCACCTGCTTCACCACAAATTTGGGGTGAACAAACAGATGTACCAGAATCAAGTGATTGGTATAACGCATCCTATATTATGATGTGGGGATCAAATGTCCCGTTAACACGTACGCCAGATGCACACTTTATGACGGAAGTTCGTTATAAGGGCGCAAAAGTGGTTTCTGTAGCGCCAGACTATGCCGAAAATGTCAAGTTTGCAGATAACTGGCTAGCCCCTAATCCAGGTACCGATGCGGCATTAGCACAAGCAATGACACATGTTATCTTACAAGAATTTTATGAAGACCAACCGTCGGAAATGTTTATCAATTATGCGAAACAATATTCAGATATGCCATTTATTATTCGCCTTGATCAAGATGATAACGGTTATAAAGCTGGACGATTTTTGCGTTCGAGTGACTTTGGAGGTACGACTGAAAATAGTGAGTGGAAACCAGTTGTGATTGATGCAAACACCGACACAATTCAAGTTCCAAATGGCACAATGGGACAGCGCTGGGAAGAAGGTAAACAATGGAACTTAAAGCTTGAAAATGAAAATGGTGAAGCAATTGACCCTGCCATGACAGTTGCGAATGGAGCACACAGCATTGAAACGATTCAGTTTCCATATTTTGATAATGATGGGAATGGAATTTTTGAACGTCCTATACCAGTTCGTCACGTTAAACTAGCGAATGATGAGGACGTATTAGTGACTACAGTTTACGACTTAATGGCAAGTCAATACGGTGTTAAACGCTTTAATCATGTGCTTGAAGCAAAAGGATTTGATGATACTGAATCGTTTTATACACCAGCATGGCAAGAAAAAGTAACTGGTGTTAAAGCCAACGTGATTACACAAGTGGCACGAGAATTTGCTCAAAATGCGATTGATACAGGTGGCCGCTCTATGATTATTATGGGTGCGGGTATTAATCATTGGTTCAACTCAGATACGATTTATCGTTCAATCCTTAACCTAGTGATTTTATGTGGATGTCAAGGCGTCAATGGTGGCGGATGGGCACATTATGTAGGTCAAGAAAAATGTCGTCCAATTGAAGGATGGAGTACGATTGCTTTTGCCAAAGACTGGCAAGGTCCACCACGTCTACAAAACGGGACAAGTTGGTTCTATTTTGCAACGGATCAGTGGAAATATGAAGAATCAGGTGTTGACCGATTAGCCTCTCCTTTAGCGGATAGTATTAAATTGCAACATCCAGCAGACTATAACGTTTTAGCAGCACGTAATGGCTGGCTGCCATCTTACCCGCAATTTGACCGCAATAGTTTGTTATGGGGAGAAGAATCGCGAGACCGCGGTGAATTTACAAATGAAGCGATTTTAAAACAAGCGATTGAAGATGTAAAGACACGTCAAACTAAATTTGCTGTTGAAAATCCAGGATTACGCAAAAATCATCCGAAAACCTTATTCGTGTGGCGTTCAAACTTAATCTCAAGTTCGGCTAAAGGTCAAGAATATTTTATGAAACACTTACTTGGAACAAAATCTGCGTTAATGGCTGAACCTAATGAAAAAGATAAGCCTGAAGAGATTGAGTGGAGCGATGATACTGTTGGAAAGTTAGATTTGCTTGTATCGCTTGATTTTCGTATGACGGCGACACCTTTATATTCCGATATTGTGTTACCTGCAGCAACATGGTACGAAAAACATGATATTTCATCTACAGATATGCATCCATTTATTCATCCGTTCAATCCGGCTATTGATCCATTATGGGAGTCGCGTTCAGATTGGGACATCTTTAAAACTATTAGTAAAACATTTTCAGAGATGTCACGTGTGCATTTACGAGGAACGTTTAAAGATGTTGTGACGTCTCCTTTAGCGCATGATTCAAAGCAAGAAATCTCTCTTGCATACGGTAAAGTCTATGACTGGACTAAGGGAGAAGTTGAAGCTATACCAGGAAAGACGATGCCAGGATTTGCAGTTGTTGACCGTACGTATACAGATGTTCACGATAAGTTCATTTCAGTCGGACCATTACTTGAAAATGGCAAAGTAGGAGCCCATGGCGTGAGCTTCTCTGTTAAAGAAGAGTACGACGAATTACGTAGCATGGTCGGAACATGGGATGATGATACGGTGAAAAAGAATAAGCCACGTATTGATACAGCGCGTAAAGTGGCAGATGTCATTTTAAACGTATCATCAGCATCTAATGGACGTGTATCTCAAAAATCATATGAAGATTTAGAAGCACAAACAGGAGTGACACTGAAAGATATTTCCGCAGAACGAGCATCCGAGAAGATTACATTTTTAAACATTACATCTCAACCTCGTGAAGTCATTCCAACAGCGGTATTCCCAGGGTCTAATAAACAAGGGCGTCGCTATTCTCCATTCACTACGAATATTGAACGCCTTGTACCTTTTAGAACATTGACAGGTCGTCAAAGCTACTACATCGACCATGAAGTCTTTTTACAATTTGGTGAGGCATTGCCTGTATATAAACCGACATTACCGCCAATGGTATTTGGTACAAAAGATAAAGAAGTCAAAGGTGGCGTAGATGCACTTGTGTTGAGATATTTAACACCACATGGGAAATGGAATATTCATTCAACGTATCAAGATAATCAACATATGTTAACACTTTTCAGAGGTGGGCCTACAGTATGGATTTCAAATGAAGATGCGGTACAACATGATATTCAAGACAATGATTGGTTAGAAGTTTATAACAGAAATGGCGTTGTGACAGCGAGGGCTGTCGTTTCTCATCGTATGCCTAGAGGGACAATGTTTATGTATCACGCACAAGATAAACATATCGAAACACCGGGATCCGAAATATCTGGAACGCGAGGCGGGTCACATAACGCTCCGACACGAATTCACTTAAAGCCGACACAATTAATGGGAGGATATGCACAGATTAGTTATTCATTTAACTACTATGGTCCCATTGGAAATCAACGAGATGTG